One Numenius arquata chromosome 10, bNumArq3.hap1.1, whole genome shotgun sequence DNA segment encodes these proteins:
- the SLC10A4 gene encoding sodium/bile acid cotransporter 4, whose product MAGSAQPPAAAGDGGGPDGGSLAGGGEAFGDRSLSQGLSVLVGLALCMTMLGLGCAVELGQLGQQLRRPVGLLLALLGQFVAMPLLAFLLALIFALDEVAAVAVLLCGCCPGGNLSNLMSVLVDGDMNLSIIMTASSTLLALFLMPLCLWVYSRHWINTALVRLLPLGAVSLTLGSTLLPIGLGVLIRYRHPRAADLLVKISLWSLLVTLVILFILTGTMLGPDLMAHIPASVYAIAVLMPLAGYALGYGLATVFKMPPHCRRTVSLETGCQNVQLCTAILKLTFPPELIGSMYMFPLLYALFQSAEAGLFVLAYKMYGRDSYKQDTLGEEEDTDISYKKLKEEEVADTSYGTVTAEEHNSIQMEPTQTAL is encoded by the exons ATGGCCGGCTCCGCGcagcccccggcggcggcgggggacggCGGCGGCCCCGACGGCGGGTCGCTGGCGGGGGGCGGCGAGGCTTTCGGGGACCGGTCCCTCAGCCAGGGCTTGAGCGTGCTGGTGGGGCTCGCGCTCTGCATGACcatgctggggctgggctgcgccgtggagctggggcagctgggcCAGCAGCTGCGGCGACccgtggggctgctgctggcgctgctggggCAGTTCGTGGCCATGCCGCTGCTGGCCTTCCTCCTCGCCCTCATCTTCGCCCTGGACGAGGTGGCGGCCGTGGCTGTGCTGCTGTGCGGCTGCTGCCCCGGGGGCAACCTCTCCAACCTCATGTCGGTGCTGGTCGACGGGGACATGAACCTCAG CATTATCATGACGGCCTCCTCCACGCTTCTggcgctcttcctgatgcccctctGCCTCTGGGTCTACAGCCGCCACTGGATCAACACGGCGCTGGTGCGGCTGCTGCCCCTGGGGGCGGTGAGCCTGACGCTGGGCAGCACCCTCCTGCCCATCGGCCTGGGGGTGCTCATCCGATACCGGCACCCCCGCGCCGCCGACCTCCTGGTTAAG ATTTCCCTCTGGTCACTCTTGGTGACTCTGGTGATCCTGTTCATCCTGACTGGGACCATGCTGGGCCCAGATCTGATGGCACATATTCCTGCCTCCGTCTACGCCATTGCGGTGCTGATGCCTCTAGCGGGGTACGCCTTGGGATACGGCTTAGCCACCGTCTTTAAAATGCCCCCGCACTGCAGGAGAACAGTGTCTTTGGAAACAGGGTGCCAAAACGTCCAGCTCTGCACCGCCATCCTCAAACTCACCTTCCCCCCGGAGCTCATAGGGAGCATGTACATGTTTCCCTTGCTTTACGCGCTTTTTCAGTCGGCAGAAGCGGGACTCTTTGTGCTGGCGTACAAGATGTACGGGAGAGACAGCTACAAACAAGATACGCTCGGGGAAGAGGAAGACACAGATATTTCCTAcaagaaactgaaagaagaggAGGTGGCCGACACTTCGTACGGCACAGTGACCGCGGAGGAGCACAACTCCATTCAGATGGAGCCGACGCAGACGGCGCTGTAA
- the ZAR1 gene encoding zygote arrest protein 1, translating to MAEEAMESYLYAAYHPYSYRYPPPKGKGGSAGGWRPRGSGYFSGYGEAAAAAEYFDNYQRAQLKAILSQVNPNLTPRLRKANTKEVGVQVNPRQDASVQCSLGPRTLLRRRPGPPAPPAGPRPREAEREQEQGSPATTSTRAVRFPRTIAVYSPMASRRLTAFLEEPGPEPERRPQEEEKEEEVAAAAVVEEEPAALREQREAEAAAVRASWEKPPESGAEPLGQRPAEPRGQRPPATPEPPEGSREPAEEARAEPPAAPEKREPAAGKTRLRFQFLEQKYGYYHCKDCNIRWESAYVWCVQGTNKVYFRQFCRTCQKSYNPYRVEDITCQSCKQTRCTCPVKMRHVDPKRPHRQDLCGRCKGKRLSCDSTFSFKYII from the exons ATGGCGGAGGAGGCGATGGAGAGCTACCTGTACGCCGCTTACCACCCCTACTCCTACCGCTACCCGCCGCCCAAGGGCAAGGGGGGGTCGGCGGGCGGCTGGCGACCGCGGGGCAGCGGCTACTTCTCGGGCtacggggaggcggcggcggccgccgagTACTTCGACAACTACCAGCGGGCGCAGCTGAAGGCCATCCTCTCCCAGGTCAACCCCAACCTGACGCCGCGGCTCCGCAAGGCCAACACCAAGGAGGTGGGCGTCCAGGTGAACCCGCGGCAGGACGCCTCGGTGCAGTGCTCCCTCGGGCCCCGCACGCTGCTCCGCCGCCGTCCCGgacccccggctccccccgccgggCCGCGACCCCGGGAGGCGGagcgggagcaggagcagggcagccccgcCACCACCAGCACCCGCGCCGTGCGCTTCCCCCGCACCATCGCCGTCTACTCGCCCATGGCGTCCCGCAGACTCACCGCTTTCCTGGAGGAACCGGGCCCGGAGCCGGAGCGGCGGCcccaagaggaggagaaggaggaggaggtggcggccGCGGCCGTCGTCGAGGAGGAGCCGGCCGCGCTGCGGGAGCAGCGGGAGGCGGAGGCGGCCGCCGTGCGGGCCAGCTGGGAGAAGCCCCCCGAGAGCGGGGCCGAGCCGCTGGGGCAGCGCCCGGCCGAGCCGCGGGGGCAGCGTCCCCCCGCCACCCCGGAGCCGCCGGAAGGGAGCCGGGAGCCGGCGGAGGAGGCGCGGGCAgagccgccggccgcccccgaGAAgcgggagccggcggcgggcAAGACCCGTCTGCGCTTCCAG TTCCTGGAGCAGAAGTACGGGTACTACCACTGCAAGGACTGCAACATCCGCTGGGAGAGTGCCTACGTCTGGTGCGTCCAGGGCACCAACAAG gtCTATTTTCGGCAGTTCTGCCGGACCTGCCAGAAGTCCTACAACCCGTACCGCGTGGAGGACATCACCTGCCAG AGCTGCAAGCAGACGAGGTGCACCTGCCCCGTGAAGATGCGCCACGTGGATCCCAAGAGGCCCCACCGCCAGGACCTCTGTGGGAGGTGCAAAGGGAAACGCCTCTCCTGCGATAGCACGTTCAGTTTCAAATACATCATCTGA